A DNA window from Hydrogenophaga taeniospiralis contains the following coding sequences:
- a CDS encoding efflux RND transporter periplasmic adaptor subunit: MANKTLYVVVAAAGLGLASAGAWWFQHRAAPASANATSADQASTGARQGSTGAPAGRAGGATGMPGVEVAQVKTLRIQDDAQAVGTLRSRQSVTLRPEVSGRVAQIAFADGARVRRGQLLVQLDDVLQRAELSQAQAQLSMARANFKRNQELVAENFVAQRVLDESQASLQVAEAQVALAQARLQRMRITAPFDGTVGLRSIDLGDYVKDGADLVNLEDTSALTVDFRLPERYQTRIAAGQTVQVTLDALPGKAFAARVQAVDPLLDANGRSVAVRALLPPSPDANLRPGMFARVLTIFSVNDKALVVPEEAIVPQAGKQFVFRLEKEGEGDALKLVSRRTEVQVGVRQGSQVQVVTGLSEGDTVVVAGQQRLQRDGTAVRVVEMGSPEARPRETAPAAGPDAAPATPAPAPAGVRPVPAAS; the protein is encoded by the coding sequence ATGGCAAACAAGACGCTTTATGTGGTGGTGGCCGCTGCCGGCCTGGGGCTGGCGTCCGCTGGCGCTTGGTGGTTCCAGCACCGGGCGGCGCCGGCTTCGGCCAACGCCACAAGCGCGGACCAGGCATCGACCGGTGCCCGCCAGGGATCGACCGGCGCGCCCGCGGGCCGTGCCGGGGGAGCCACCGGCATGCCGGGGGTCGAGGTGGCGCAGGTCAAGACCCTGCGCATCCAGGACGACGCCCAGGCCGTGGGCACGCTGCGTTCGCGCCAGAGCGTGACGCTGCGTCCGGAGGTCAGCGGGCGCGTCGCCCAGATCGCCTTCGCCGACGGCGCCCGCGTGCGGCGCGGTCAGTTGCTGGTGCAGCTCGACGACGTGCTGCAGCGCGCCGAACTCAGCCAGGCCCAGGCCCAGCTGTCGATGGCGCGCGCCAATTTCAAACGCAACCAGGAACTGGTGGCCGAGAACTTCGTGGCGCAGCGTGTGCTGGACGAGAGCCAGGCCAGCCTGCAGGTGGCCGAGGCCCAGGTGGCGCTGGCGCAGGCGCGTCTGCAGCGCATGCGCATCACCGCGCCGTTCGATGGCACGGTGGGTCTGCGCAGCATCGATCTGGGCGACTACGTCAAGGACGGCGCGGACCTCGTCAACCTGGAAGACACCTCGGCCCTGACGGTGGATTTCCGCCTGCCCGAGCGTTACCAGACCCGCATCGCTGCGGGCCAGACCGTGCAGGTGACGCTGGACGCGTTGCCTGGCAAGGCCTTCGCCGCCCGGGTGCAAGCGGTGGACCCGCTGCTGGACGCCAACGGCCGCTCGGTGGCCGTGCGCGCGCTGCTGCCGCCTTCGCCCGACGCCAATCTGCGCCCCGGCATGTTTGCCCGCGTGCTGACGATTTTTTCGGTGAACGACAAGGCGCTGGTGGTGCCCGAAGAGGCGATCGTGCCGCAGGCCGGCAAACAGTTCGTGTTCCGCCTGGAGAAAGAAGGCGAGGGCGATGCGCTCAAGCTGGTGTCGCGCCGCACCGAGGTCCAGGTGGGCGTGCGCCAGGGCTCGCAGGTGCAGGTGGTTACCGGGCTGAGCGAGGGTGACACGGTGGTCGTGGCCGGTCAGCAGCGGCTGCAGCGCGATGGCACGGCCGTGCGGGTGGTGGAGATGGGTTCGCCTGAAGCGAGGCCCCGTGAGACGGCTCCGGCCGCCGGCCCGGATGCCGCACCGGCCACACCGGCGCCCGCGCCCGCCGGCGTCCGCCCGGTGCCGGCCGCCAGTTGA
- the rnhA gene encoding ribonuclease HI — MNHVVIYTDGACKGNPGPGGWGVFLKAGGHEKELWGGERVTTNNRMELTAVIEGLAALKRPCKVSVYLDSQYVRKGITEWIHGWKAKGWKTAAKEPVKNADLWQKLDALVHDGVHHIEWHWVKGHAGDPGNERADALANRGVPG, encoded by the coding sequence TTGAACCATGTGGTGATCTACACCGACGGCGCCTGCAAGGGCAACCCCGGCCCAGGCGGCTGGGGCGTTTTTCTCAAGGCTGGCGGACACGAAAAGGAACTCTGGGGCGGTGAGCGCGTGACCACCAACAACCGCATGGAACTCACCGCCGTGATCGAGGGCCTGGCCGCGCTCAAGCGGCCGTGCAAGGTGTCGGTGTACCTCGACAGCCAGTACGTGCGCAAAGGCATCACCGAGTGGATTCACGGCTGGAAGGCCAAGGGCTGGAAGACCGCAGCCAAAGAGCCGGTGAAGAACGCCGACCTGTGGCAAAAGCTCGATGCGCTGGTGCACGACGGCGTGCACCACATCGAGTGGCACTGGGTCAAAGGCCACGCGGGCGACCCGGGCAACGAGCGTGCCGACGCCCTGGCCAACCGGGGCGTGCCGGGCTGA
- a CDS encoding class I SAM-dependent methyltransferase yields MTDWLRTAPGQYVLGWEQAQFDLAVADLFGYNALQLGLPELATLRANRMPHRWLALPEELVAPDALLAGGSFNGGQDASRTGGSTPNRGAAQPPGPSRVALITDAAALPFPAACLDLVVLPHTLELSADPHHVLREVERVLVPEGRVVISGLNPASLWGLRQGRGRLGSRLGLTALGAESLYLPEAGEFIGPWRLRDWLRLLSFEVESDRFGCYRPAVRTEKWLQRTAWMDRAGARWWPIFGAVYFVVAVKRVRGVRLLGPAWKPRRASSAAPVSVAHRH; encoded by the coding sequence ATGACCGACTGGCTGCGCACCGCACCTGGACAGTACGTGCTGGGCTGGGAACAGGCCCAGTTCGATCTGGCCGTGGCCGACCTGTTCGGATACAACGCCTTGCAATTGGGCCTGCCCGAGCTCGCCACCCTGCGGGCCAACCGCATGCCACACCGCTGGCTGGCGCTGCCCGAGGAACTGGTGGCGCCCGATGCGCTGCTGGCGGGAGGAAGCTTCAACGGCGGGCAAGACGCCTCCCGAACGGGGGGATCGACCCCGAATCGGGGTGCTGCGCAGCCACCGGGGCCGTCGCGCGTGGCCCTGATCACCGACGCCGCGGCGCTGCCGTTTCCCGCCGCCTGCTTGGACCTGGTGGTGCTTCCGCACACGCTGGAACTCAGTGCCGACCCGCACCACGTGCTGCGCGAGGTTGAGCGGGTGCTGGTGCCCGAGGGCCGGGTGGTGATCTCGGGCCTGAATCCGGCCAGCCTGTGGGGCCTGCGGCAGGGGCGCGGCCGGCTCGGGTCCCGCCTGGGCCTGACGGCGCTCGGCGCCGAGAGCCTGTACCTGCCCGAGGCGGGCGAGTTCATCGGCCCCTGGCGTCTGCGCGACTGGCTGCGCCTGCTCAGTTTTGAAGTAGAGTCGGACCGCTTTGGCTGCTACCGGCCCGCGGTGCGAACCGAAAAGTGGTTGCAGCGAACGGCCTGGATGGACCGCGCTGGCGCACGCTGGTGGCCCATTTTCGGCGCGGTGTATTTCGTGGTCGCGGTCAAGCGGGTGCGCGGCGTGCGCCTGCTGGGGCCGGCCTGGAAACCGCGGCGCGCCAGTTCGGCGGCCCCGGTGTCGGTGGCCCACCGACACTGA
- the gloB gene encoding hydroxyacylglutathione hydrolase: MQLHPIPVFTDNYIWVLHDQGRALVVDPGEASHVRQWLEHEGLALDTILITHHHADHTGGVAELRQATGARVIGPAREPMPEPLRRVSAHDRVEALGLVFEVLEVPGHTAGHIAYHCADVDGAPLLFCGDTLFSGGCGRLFEGTPAQMLDSLTRLSALPNDTRVCCTHEYTLSNLKFAQAVEPGNAALAEYAAHCQQQRALNFPTLPSSIGLEKRINPFLRTRETAVRRAAIAHAPHTPDDDVSLFATLREWKNDFR; this comes from the coding sequence ATGCAGTTACACCCCATTCCGGTCTTCACCGACAACTACATCTGGGTCTTGCACGATCAAGGTCGCGCACTGGTGGTCGACCCCGGAGAGGCCAGCCATGTGCGCCAGTGGCTGGAACATGAGGGTCTGGCGCTCGACACCATCCTGATCACCCACCACCACGCGGACCACACCGGTGGCGTGGCCGAGCTGCGGCAGGCCACCGGCGCACGGGTGATCGGCCCGGCCCGCGAACCCATGCCCGAACCTCTGCGGCGCGTGTCCGCGCACGATCGGGTCGAAGCCCTGGGTCTGGTGTTCGAGGTGCTGGAGGTCCCCGGCCACACCGCCGGGCACATCGCGTACCACTGCGCCGACGTGGACGGTGCGCCCCTGCTGTTCTGTGGCGACACGCTGTTTTCGGGTGGCTGCGGCCGCTTGTTCGAAGGCACGCCCGCGCAGATGCTGGACTCGCTGACCCGTCTGAGCGCCCTGCCCAACGACACCCGCGTCTGCTGCACCCACGAGTACACCCTGTCCAACCTGAAATTCGCGCAGGCGGTGGAACCGGGCAACGCCGCGCTGGCCGAGTACGCCGCGCATTGCCAGCAACAGCGCGCGCTGAACTTTCCCACGCTGCCCAGCTCCATCGGACTCGAGAAACGGATCAATCCGTTTCTGCGCACCCGCGAGACGGCCGTGCGGCGGGCCGCCATCGCCCACGCTCCCCACACACCCGACGACGACGTGAGCCTCTTCGCCACGCTTCGTGAATGGAAAAACGACTTCAGATGA
- a CDS encoding transglycosylase SLT domain-containing protein, whose protein sequence is MPTAPAHLLSAASLNGSARIGSPRPSAQPARLGFFTLVASVLLFAGCASVPPGTTSPATTTPGSTASTAPPAPSVFPNAPLSEIGIASTNLPTVVTLAAPTDLWDRIRRGFAMNDLDNELVRDREQWYATRPDYIQRMTERSSRYLFHIVEEIERRNMPMELALLPFIESAFNPQAVSSARAAGMWQFMPATGESFDLKQNIFRDDRRDVLASTRAALDYLQQLHGRFGDWHLALAAYNWGQGNVNRAITRNQRLGQPTGYLDLSMPMETRMYVPKLQAVKNILSRPEAFNTTLPLIGNHPFFDTVTLERDMDVAVIAQLAGVSERDFRALNPSLSRPVVMAAGTPNILLPWDNAVVFLQNLQTFAGPLASWTAWVVPTTMTAAQAAARVGMSESELREVNNIPPRMKVRAGSSLLVPRTQARNGDVPLHVADNGHLSLQPEVMLRRSTVRARKGDTLSRLASRYGVSAVSVAGWNSLAINARLKSGQRVTLMLPQRPAVASSRSAKKSVKVATRKKAVQKTGTRTAKARTSSKRAVTKVAASKKN, encoded by the coding sequence ATGCCCACCGCTCCCGCTCACCTTCTTTCCGCAGCGTCGCTGAATGGCTCCGCTCGCATCGGTTCGCCGCGCCCGTCAGCGCAACCGGCGCGCCTCGGGTTCTTCACACTGGTGGCCTCTGTGTTGCTGTTCGCGGGTTGCGCTTCGGTTCCACCGGGCACCACATCCCCGGCCACCACGACTCCGGGCTCCACGGCCAGCACGGCCCCGCCGGCCCCCAGCGTGTTCCCCAACGCGCCCTTGAGCGAAATCGGCATCGCCAGCACCAACCTGCCCACCGTGGTCACCCTCGCGGCCCCCACCGACCTGTGGGACCGCATACGGCGCGGCTTCGCCATGAACGACCTGGACAACGAGCTGGTGCGCGACCGCGAGCAGTGGTACGCCACCCGGCCCGACTACATCCAGCGCATGACCGAGCGTTCCAGCCGCTACCTGTTCCACATCGTCGAAGAGATCGAGCGCCGCAACATGCCGATGGAGCTGGCGCTGTTGCCCTTCATTGAAAGCGCCTTCAACCCCCAAGCAGTTTCCAGTGCGCGCGCGGCCGGCATGTGGCAGTTCATGCCCGCCACCGGTGAATCGTTCGATCTCAAGCAGAACATCTTTCGCGACGACCGGCGCGACGTGCTGGCCTCCACCCGCGCCGCGCTCGACTACCTGCAGCAGCTGCACGGTCGCTTCGGCGACTGGCACCTGGCCCTGGCCGCCTACAACTGGGGTCAGGGCAATGTGAACCGCGCCATCACGCGCAACCAGCGCCTGGGCCAGCCGACCGGCTACCTCGACCTGAGCATGCCGATGGAAACCCGCATGTACGTGCCCAAGCTGCAGGCCGTGAAGAACATCCTGAGCCGGCCGGAGGCCTTCAACACCACCCTGCCCCTGATCGGCAACCACCCATTCTTTGACACCGTCACGCTGGAGCGCGACATGGACGTGGCCGTCATCGCCCAGCTCGCCGGGGTCAGCGAAAGGGATTTCCGCGCGCTCAACCCCTCGCTCAGCCGCCCGGTGGTGATGGCCGCGGGCACGCCCAACATCCTGCTGCCCTGGGACAACGCGGTGGTGTTCCTGCAGAACCTGCAGACCTTTGCGGGCCCGCTGGCCAGCTGGACCGCCTGGGTCGTGCCCACGACCATGACGGCCGCGCAGGCGGCCGCCCGGGTGGGCATGAGCGAATCCGAGCTGCGCGAAGTCAACAACATCCCGCCGCGCATGAAGGTGCGTGCCGGCTCCAGCCTGCTGGTGCCCCGCACCCAGGCGCGCAACGGCGACGTGCCCCTGCACGTGGCCGACAACGGGCACCTGAGCCTGCAACCCGAGGTGATGCTGCGACGCAGCACGGTGCGCGCGCGCAAAGGCGACACCCTGAGCCGGCTGGCCAGCCGCTACGGCGTGAGCGCGGTCAGCGTGGCCGGCTGGAACAGCCTGGCGATCAACGCGCGGCTCAAATCGGGCCAGCGCGTCACGCTGATGTTGCCGCAGCGCCCGGCGGTGGCCAGTTCGCGGAGCGCGAAAAAATCCGTCAAGGTCGCCACGCGGAAGAAAGCGGTCCAGAAAACCGGCACCCGCACCGCCAAGGCCCGCACATCGTCCAAACGCGCGGTCACCAAAGTGGCGGCCAGCAAGAAGAACTGA
- a CDS encoding ABC transporter substrate-binding protein has translation MWTRRGWCRVCASALLGTVPPATWAQAPGPAPLPRAGGARVVVAVEDKSAFCYLPLTVAERMGYFASEGLDVQVREFTDRGQALQAVLLGSAQVFSGPYSSIINMQARGQMFQSFVLQGRAPQIVLGVSLQTLGHYSGLRDLRGKKLGIMAHGSGTHRVARLVLARAGLGVQDVQYTPLPSATSAVAAFRAGTIDAICYTDPVITQLEQGGELRVVADTRTVRGSAEVFGGTLPAACLSAPGAFLAGNARQCQALANAMVHALKWLQTAGPSDIIKAVPEHYFLGDRALYLAAFSRAREAWAPDGVMPEDGPATAARMLAYFDPSAPLQRVDLARTFTNDFARKAKARFKA, from the coding sequence ATGTGGACTCGTCGTGGGTGGTGTCGGGTGTGCGCGTCGGCGCTGCTGGGCACGGTGCCGCCCGCAACCTGGGCTCAGGCGCCCGGACCGGCTCCCTTGCCTCGCGCGGGCGGCGCCCGGGTGGTGGTGGCGGTGGAAGACAAATCGGCTTTCTGCTACCTGCCGCTGACCGTGGCCGAGCGCATGGGCTACTTTGCCAGCGAAGGGCTGGACGTGCAGGTGCGCGAGTTCACCGATCGCGGGCAGGCCCTGCAGGCGGTGCTGTTGGGCTCGGCGCAGGTGTTCTCAGGGCCTTACAGCAGCATCATCAACATGCAGGCCCGTGGCCAGATGTTCCAGTCGTTCGTGCTGCAGGGGCGTGCGCCCCAGATCGTGTTGGGTGTCTCTCTTCAGACGCTGGGGCATTACAGCGGGTTGCGGGACCTGCGTGGCAAGAAGCTGGGCATCATGGCGCACGGATCGGGCACGCACCGGGTGGCGCGTCTGGTGCTGGCGCGCGCCGGGCTGGGCGTGCAGGATGTTCAGTACACACCCTTGCCCAGTGCGACTTCCGCGGTGGCGGCGTTTCGTGCCGGAACGATCGATGCGATCTGCTACACCGACCCGGTCATCACGCAGCTGGAGCAGGGGGGCGAGTTGCGGGTGGTGGCCGACACGCGCACCGTGCGTGGCAGCGCCGAGGTGTTTGGCGGGACCTTGCCGGCGGCCTGTCTGAGCGCGCCGGGTGCTTTTCTCGCTGGCAACGCACGCCAGTGCCAGGCCCTGGCCAATGCGATGGTGCACGCCCTGAAGTGGCTGCAGACGGCAGGCCCGTCCGACATCATCAAGGCGGTGCCGGAGCACTATTTCCTGGGTGACCGGGCGTTGTATCTGGCCGCGTTCAGCCGGGCGCGTGAAGCCTGGGCGCCCGACGGTGTGATGCCGGAGGATGGGCCAGCCACCGCAGCGCGCATGCTGGCGTATTTCGACCCCTCGGCGCCGTTGCAGCGGGTGGACCTCGCGCGCACTTTCACCAACGATTTCGCGCGCAAGGCCAAGGCCCGGTTCAAGGCCTGA
- a CDS encoding MAPEG family protein: protein MKFAGLTLAYWAVLVTALLPFLCGYLAKWGKLGKSRREGGYDNHNPRAWLARQTDWRARANAAQSNSFEALPLFMGAVIIAHQMGAPQVRLDLLAFVFVVLRLIYIMMYVADLALARSMTWTLALLVNIAILFV from the coding sequence ATGAAATTTGCGGGCCTGACCCTGGCTTATTGGGCTGTCCTGGTGACGGCGTTGTTGCCTTTCCTGTGTGGCTACCTGGCCAAGTGGGGCAAGCTGGGCAAGTCCCGGCGCGAAGGGGGCTATGACAACCACAACCCGCGCGCCTGGCTGGCGCGCCAGACCGACTGGCGCGCACGGGCCAACGCCGCGCAGTCCAACAGCTTCGAAGCACTGCCGTTGTTCATGGGGGCGGTGATCATTGCCCACCAGATGGGGGCGCCGCAGGTGCGCCTGGACCTGCTGGCCTTCGTGTTCGTGGTGCTGCGGCTGATCTACATCATGATGTACGTGGCCGATCTGGCCCTGGCGCGCAGCATGACCTGGACCTTGGCGCTGCTGGTGAACATCGCCATTCTGTTCGTCTGA
- the recR gene encoding recombination mediator RecR yields MAENHPLELLVQALRRLPGVGVKSAQRMAYHLLQHDRGGALHLAQALQNACAEVRHCALCHTFTEDEVCATCRDPRRDHSQLCVVENPADLAAMERTGAYKGLYFVLMGKLSPLDDVGPRDIGLQKLFDRVDAPAGGEAGAEREVREVILATNFTAEGETTAHVIAQGLKARGVNVTRLARGVPVGSELEYVDLGTIAHALVDRR; encoded by the coding sequence ATGGCCGAAAACCACCCCCTTGAACTGCTCGTTCAGGCGTTGCGCCGCCTGCCGGGGGTGGGTGTGAAGTCCGCCCAGCGCATGGCCTACCACCTGCTGCAACACGACCGCGGGGGCGCCCTGCACCTGGCGCAGGCCCTGCAGAACGCTTGTGCCGAGGTGCGCCATTGCGCGCTCTGCCACACCTTCACCGAAGACGAGGTGTGCGCCACCTGCCGCGACCCGCGGCGGGACCACAGCCAGCTGTGTGTGGTGGAGAACCCGGCCGATCTGGCGGCCATGGAGCGCACCGGTGCCTACAAAGGCTTGTACTTCGTGCTCATGGGCAAGCTCAGCCCGCTGGACGATGTGGGCCCGCGCGACATCGGCCTGCAGAAGCTCTTTGACCGCGTCGACGCGCCCGCCGGTGGCGAAGCCGGCGCTGAGCGCGAGGTGCGCGAAGTGATCCTGGCGACCAACTTCACGGCCGAGGGGGAAACCACGGCGCACGTGATCGCGCAGGGGCTCAAGGCCCGGGGCGTCAACGTCACGCGGTTGGCGCGTGGCGTGCCGGTGGGCAGTGAACTCGAATATGTGGACCTGGGCACCATCGCCCATGCCCTGGTGGACCGGCGCTGA
- a CDS encoding YbaB/EbfC family nucleoid-associated protein, whose protein sequence is MFNKGQLAGLMKQAQAMQDNLKKAQDELAFIEVTGESGAGLVKVLMTCKHDVKRVTIDPSLLADDKDMLEDLVAAAFNAAVRKAEETTNEKMGKLTAGMPGLPGGMKFPF, encoded by the coding sequence ATGTTCAACAAAGGACAACTCGCGGGCCTCATGAAGCAGGCCCAGGCCATGCAGGACAACCTGAAAAAGGCGCAGGACGAACTGGCCTTCATCGAAGTCACCGGCGAGTCCGGCGCCGGGCTGGTGAAGGTGCTCATGACCTGCAAGCACGATGTGAAGCGCGTCACCATCGACCCCAGCCTGCTGGCCGACGACAAGGACATGCTCGAAGACCTCGTGGCCGCGGCTTTCAATGCGGCGGTGCGCAAGGCCGAAGAAACCACCAACGAGAAGATGGGCAAGCTCACGGCCGGCATGCCGGGCCTGCCCGGCGGGATGAAGTTCCCCTTCTGA
- the dnaX gene encoding DNA polymerase III subunit gamma/tau: MSYVVLARKYRPRNFTEMVGQEHVVRALSNALTTQRLHHAYLFTGTRGVGKTTVSRILAKSLNCLGADGQGGITAEPCGVCQACTDIDAGRFVDYTELDAASNRGVDEVQALLEQAVYKPVQGRFKVFMIDEVHMLTGHAFNAMLKTLEEPPEYLKFVLATTDPQKVPVTVLSRCLQFNLRPMAPETVLEHLRQVLQSESVPAEAQALRLISRAARGSMRDALSLTDQAIAFGGGQLQEATVRQMLGAVDRSHVLRLIDALARGDGATVVNTIETLRVDGLNAASTLEEMTGVLQRMAVLQAVPERAGSQDLDDPDAAEIVRLADDLPADETQLLYSLCLHGRGELGLAPDEYAALTMVLLRLLAFKPASAETRAPAEKKTLKTGVEAPNTPSPAAPAPLARAPQAPAAPVAAPAHPPQTPTAAAPTAAARTDAPVPPSAPAASVRAPMPEPDPAPEDEDLPPWVDEEPAPPEEGVQTSRRVVAIPVRDPGPSPRLDQRRDPGEARPVPEVVPSPEGDFWFDTVMQLVRAEAVTALVRELGLQSQLVARDSGQWVLRVERESLNQGNIRERLATALGTVGHEVRLAVEIGPVQDSPSLRLAAEAARRQREAEQRIMDDPFVQSMMRDFGGRIVPGTLKATAAMQTHTAPLRGSPSPDRAHPSNGGLAADR; the protein is encoded by the coding sequence ATGTCCTATGTCGTCCTGGCCCGCAAATACCGCCCGCGCAATTTCACCGAAATGGTGGGGCAGGAGCACGTGGTCCGGGCGCTGTCCAACGCACTGACCACCCAGCGGCTGCACCACGCCTACCTGTTCACCGGCACCCGGGGCGTGGGCAAGACCACCGTCTCGCGCATCCTGGCCAAGTCGCTCAACTGCCTGGGTGCCGACGGGCAGGGCGGCATCACCGCCGAACCCTGTGGCGTGTGCCAGGCCTGCACCGACATCGACGCCGGCCGTTTTGTGGACTACACCGAACTCGATGCCGCGTCCAACCGGGGCGTGGACGAGGTGCAGGCGCTGCTGGAGCAGGCGGTCTACAAGCCGGTGCAGGGCCGCTTCAAGGTCTTCATGATCGACGAGGTTCACATGCTCACCGGGCACGCGTTCAACGCCATGCTCAAGACGCTGGAGGAGCCGCCCGAGTACCTGAAGTTCGTGCTGGCCACGACCGACCCCCAGAAGGTGCCGGTGACGGTGCTGTCGCGTTGCCTGCAGTTCAACCTGCGCCCCATGGCGCCTGAAACGGTGCTGGAACACCTGCGGCAGGTGCTGCAGTCCGAGAGCGTGCCGGCCGAGGCGCAGGCTTTGCGCCTGATCTCGCGCGCCGCGCGCGGCTCCATGCGCGACGCGCTCTCGCTGACCGACCAGGCCATCGCCTTTGGCGGCGGCCAGTTGCAGGAGGCCACGGTGCGCCAGATGCTGGGCGCGGTGGACCGCTCGCATGTGTTGCGCCTGATCGATGCGCTGGCGCGGGGCGATGGCGCCACCGTGGTGAACACCATTGAGACCCTGCGTGTGGATGGCCTGAACGCGGCCTCCACGCTGGAAGAGATGACCGGCGTGCTGCAGCGCATGGCGGTGCTGCAGGCGGTGCCCGAACGTGCCGGCTCGCAGGATCTGGACGACCCGGACGCGGCCGAGATCGTGCGCCTGGCGGACGATCTGCCCGCCGACGAAACCCAGCTGCTGTACAGCCTGTGCCTGCACGGCCGCGGCGAGCTGGGCCTGGCGCCGGACGAGTACGCGGCGCTCACCATGGTGCTGCTGCGCCTGCTGGCGTTCAAACCCGCCAGCGCCGAAACCCGCGCACCGGCGGAAAAAAAAACACTGAAAACAGGGGTTGAGGCCCCAAACACCCCGTCCCCGGCGGCTCCCGCGCCTCTCGCACGAGCCCCGCAGGCGCCAGCGGCCCCGGTGGCCGCGCCCGCCCACCCACCACAAACCCCGACAGCGGCGGCGCCCACCGCCGCCGCGCGAACCGATGCGCCGGTGCCGCCGTCCGCACCTGCTGCCTCCGTGCGTGCACCGATGCCGGAGCCCGACCCTGCGCCCGAAGACGAAGATCTGCCACCCTGGGTTGACGAGGAACCCGCGCCACCCGAAGAGGGCGTGCAGACCTCGCGCCGCGTGGTGGCGATTCCGGTGCGCGACCCGGGGCCCTCGCCGCGGCTGGACCAGCGGCGCGACCCGGGCGAGGCCCGCCCCGTGCCCGAGGTGGTGCCCAGCCCCGAGGGCGATTTCTGGTTCGACACCGTGATGCAACTGGTGCGCGCCGAAGCGGTGACCGCGCTGGTGCGCGAGCTCGGCTTGCAGTCCCAGCTGGTGGCACGCGACAGCGGCCAGTGGGTGTTGCGGGTGGAGCGCGAGTCGCTCAACCAGGGCAACATCCGCGAGCGGCTGGCCACGGCGCTGGGCACCGTGGGGCACGAGGTCCGGCTGGCGGTGGAAATCGGGCCGGTGCAGGACTCTCCCTCGTTGCGCCTGGCCGCCGAGGCCGCACGCCGCCAGCGCGAGGCCGAACAGCGCATCATGGACGACCCGTTCGTGCAGAGCATGATGCGCGACTTTGGCGGCAGAATCGTGCCCGGCACACTCAAGGCCACGGCGGCCATGCAAACCCACACCGCGCCGCTGCGCGGATCGCCGTCTCCCGACCGGGCCCACCCCTCCAACGGCGGCCTGGCGGCGGATCGCTGA
- a CDS encoding Bug family tripartite tricarboxylate transporter substrate binding protein, which translates to MSFHAPHRRTFLRHLAVASLGLSGLASQAAGISEQPIKIIVPFAPGAGTDAMGRLVAAKLAELLKVAVVVENRVGASGALGAQAVAQSAPDGHTLLLAAAPFTTVPAALPGAGYDPLADFAPVGMIAQGPLVWAANNRLPANTLQELVALARQRPGALNYGSAGVGGINHLVLESLKARTGTFITHIPYRGIAPATIDALSGEIQLLTGTIPALAPYIRDGRLKALAVTSERRSPALPQVPSMAEAGLSGFDVLNYFALMAPRDTPASVVERLNTALAQLVDMPEVKARLALDALEPATGTPAALASFLRKDFEGWKNVVQRQNLKIDAF; encoded by the coding sequence ATGTCTTTCCACGCACCCCACCGCCGCACATTCCTCCGCCACCTGGCCGTCGCTTCCCTGGGGCTGAGCGGGCTCGCCAGCCAGGCCGCTGGCATTTCCGAGCAGCCCATCAAGATCATCGTGCCCTTCGCGCCCGGCGCCGGCACCGATGCCATGGGGCGCCTGGTGGCGGCCAAGCTGGCCGAGTTGCTCAAGGTCGCGGTGGTGGTGGAAAACCGGGTGGGCGCGTCAGGCGCGCTGGGCGCCCAGGCGGTGGCGCAAAGCGCACCCGACGGACACACCCTGCTGCTGGCGGCCGCGCCCTTCACCACCGTGCCTGCGGCCTTGCCCGGCGCCGGTTACGACCCCCTGGCCGACTTCGCGCCGGTGGGCATGATCGCCCAGGGCCCGCTGGTCTGGGCGGCCAACAACCGGTTGCCGGCCAACACACTGCAGGAACTCGTGGCCCTGGCCCGCCAGCGCCCCGGCGCGCTCAACTACGGCTCGGCCGGTGTCGGCGGCATCAACCACCTGGTGCTGGAGTCGCTCAAGGCGCGCACCGGCACCTTCATCACGCACATCCCCTACCGCGGCATCGCGCCCGCCACCATCGACGCGCTGTCGGGCGAGATCCAGCTGTTGACCGGCACCATTCCCGCCCTCGCGCCCTACATCCGCGACGGCCGGCTCAAGGCCCTGGCGGTCACCAGCGAGCGCCGCAGCCCGGCCCTGCCGCAGGTGCCCAGCATGGCCGAGGCCGGCTTGTCCGGTTTTGACGTGCTGAACTATTTCGCCCTGATGGCGCCACGCGACACCCCCGCGTCGGTGGTGGAGCGGCTCAACACGGCGCTCGCGCAACTGGTGGACATGCCGGAGGTGAAAGCCCGCCTGGCGCTGGACGCGCTGGAGCCCGCCACAGGCACACCCGCCGCGCTGGCGAGCTTCCTGCGGAAAGATTTTGAAGGCTGGAAAAACGTGGTTCAGCGCCAGAACCTGAAGATCGACGCGTTCTGA